The proteins below come from a single Nitrospiraceae bacterium genomic window:
- the pilM gene encoding pilus assembly protein PilM, which yields MNTVWEGIVGRVRGFSWKSQNVTGVDVGSRLLKAVTLQPGHTSPILKGFVLESLPFTRNQNSQTDLENDPNLVRFLRTQLSPFTRAVGITVSSPHVLLKRLALPYMSEKDLREHLALELDRYIPLDALGAVWDVYQHKESDALDNEKVQAVLVVAKKEFIEGQMRQFEGQGMHVRFVDVDAFSLVNVVAYNYGHEGTWMIIHLGPTGILSVMMEEGSLVHTHQVSYEVEWYGDLLDGVQPALASADDGFKLGASETLLLEQFYNETIKQIAETIKHATEGTGTGKVQGVFLSGGYSMLEGLQSRLADSLGLSVTRVNPFKRINVPQEMQQDSRFQKALPIFGVAVGAALRGAIPHD from the coding sequence ATGAACACAGTTTGGGAAGGCATTGTAGGGAGGGTCAGAGGATTTTCGTGGAAAAGTCAGAATGTAACAGGCGTGGATGTGGGGTCTCGATTGTTGAAGGCGGTGACTCTACAGCCTGGCCATACATCCCCTATCCTAAAGGGTTTTGTGCTTGAATCGCTTCCCTTTACACGTAATCAAAATTCTCAAACTGATCTGGAGAATGACCCAAATCTGGTCCGATTTCTTCGAACCCAGTTATCACCTTTTACCCGTGCGGTGGGAATTACGGTTTCGAGTCCTCACGTCTTGTTAAAGAGACTGGCGCTTCCCTATATGTCGGAAAAGGATCTTCGAGAACACCTAGCTTTGGAGCTTGACCGGTATATTCCTCTTGATGCTCTAGGTGCGGTATGGGACGTGTATCAACACAAAGAATCTGATGCCCTGGACAACGAAAAAGTTCAAGCTGTTCTCGTTGTAGCAAAAAAAGAATTTATAGAGGGGCAAATGCGACAATTTGAAGGACAAGGGATGCACGTGCGTTTTGTCGACGTGGATGCCTTTTCACTGGTGAATGTGGTTGCCTACAACTATGGCCATGAAGGAACGTGGATGATTATTCATCTCGGGCCAACCGGCATTCTTTCGGTGATGATGGAAGAAGGGAGTCTGGTGCATACGCATCAAGTATCCTACGAGGTCGAGTGGTATGGAGACTTGCTTGACGGGGTGCAACCGGCTTTGGCATCGGCGGATGATGGCTTTAAGTTAGGCGCCTCGGAAACTCTACTCCTTGAACAATTTTACAACGAAACGATTAAGCAGATCGCTGAAACTATCAAGCATGCTACAGAAGGAACTGGCACGGGAAAGGTGCAGGGCGTGTTCCTGTCTGGGGGCTATTCGATGCTGGAGGGACTTCAATCGAGGCTCGCTGATTCATTGGGCCTCTCTGTCACCAGGGTTAACCCGTTTAAAAGAATCAACGTTCCTCAGGAGATGCAACAGGATTCTCGCTTTCAGAAAGCTTTGCCGATATTTGGTGTTGCGGTTGGAGCGGCATTGCGTGGGGCAATTCCTCATGATTGA
- the rapZ gene encoding RNase adapter RapZ: MPQEIPESSLKHDPLPLQLMMVTGTSGSGKTQALKCLEDLGFFCVDNLPPALFQKFTELCIQPDKDVKKVALGIDIRERAFFEDLLSNLEALQSDGCQVELLFLEAQDDILVRRFSESRRPHPLLPHRPIIEGIQLERERLQSLRARAHRVLDTSEFSVHDLKAWIIKHYRERGEGQALKISLMSFGYKFGVPFDVDMVFDVRFLRNPHFVPDLQPLTGEHADIQRFVLDTREAKVFLEHLKELFTFLLPLFEREQRSYVTVAFGCTGGRHRSVAIVLCMKDTLKTLGYDVTIHHREISKEATPG, from the coding sequence ATGCCGCAGGAAATACCTGAATCGTCTTTGAAACACGATCCGTTGCCTCTTCAATTGATGATGGTGACGGGGACATCGGGATCTGGCAAGACCCAAGCTTTGAAGTGTTTGGAAGATTTAGGCTTTTTCTGTGTAGATAATCTTCCGCCAGCCTTATTTCAAAAATTCACTGAATTGTGTATCCAACCAGACAAAGATGTGAAAAAGGTGGCCTTGGGGATTGATATTCGTGAGCGGGCTTTTTTTGAAGATTTGTTAAGCAATCTTGAGGCCTTGCAGAGTGATGGCTGTCAAGTTGAATTGCTCTTTTTAGAGGCACAGGATGATATATTAGTCAGGCGTTTTTCTGAATCACGGCGTCCACATCCATTACTCCCGCATCGGCCCATAATTGAGGGCATACAATTAGAGCGTGAACGGCTACAAAGCCTCAGGGCTAGAGCCCATCGCGTGCTGGATACGTCAGAATTTTCTGTCCACGACCTTAAAGCCTGGATAATTAAACATTATCGAGAGCGGGGTGAGGGACAAGCCCTAAAAATTAGTCTCATGAGTTTTGGCTATAAATTCGGGGTGCCCTTCGATGTGGACATGGTTTTTGATGTTCGATTCCTTCGCAATCCTCATTTTGTGCCCGACCTTCAGCCATTAACGGGGGAACATGCCGATATTCAACGCTTTGTCTTAGACACAAGGGAAGCTAAGGTCTTTCTCGAGCACTTGAAGGAATTATTTACTTTTTTGTTGCCATTGTTCGAAAGGGAACAACGAAGTTATGTTACGGTTGCTTTCGGGTGTACGGGCGGACGACATCGTTCGGTGGCGATCGTCCTATGCATGAAAGATACTTTGAAGACATTAGGTTATGACGTCACGATTCACCATCGAGAAATTTCAAAAGAGGCTACACCAGGGTAG
- the rpoN gene encoding RNA polymerase factor sigma-54 yields MDLRLDLRLSQKLVMTPQLQQAIKLLQLSRLELQQVLAQHLVENPLLEDLALESLDEEASVGEEHSEPAKESDGESEASGDGAEIQPTVKEGEPLSSEEWDNILGNDWRPAQRDEAYSGDEEFPSYEQTLTKPTSLEEHLDWQLRLSSLAGEDRDIGRMIIGNLDEDGYMRVPLPELAEDAKCSVEHVEEVLRQIQQFDPPGVAARDLAECLLIQLDHLQHDETDFTSHLHTAVPMNVVATILKDHLVDLQKKRYQSVAKTLNVTLDEVYEAVRVIESLEPKPGRPYFSDSNSIIIPDVYVVKYEGEWVVLLNDDGLPRLRISPYYRRLLSHSGEDAGNTKNYLEEKLKGAQWIIRSIDQRNKTIVKVVKSLVKFQEAFLEKGVQYLRPLVLKQVAEDVGMHESTISRVTTNKYLHCPQGILELKFFFNAGIQRADNRGEDMSSVTVREMIREMVAQEDAANPLKDQEIVSRLRHKNILIARRTVAKYRAELHIASASQRKRIPT; encoded by the coding sequence ATGGATCTTCGGTTAGACCTTCGGTTATCTCAAAAGTTGGTGATGACCCCCCAACTGCAACAAGCGATTAAGCTGTTGCAACTCTCTCGTTTAGAGCTTCAGCAGGTTCTGGCTCAACACTTAGTGGAAAATCCCCTCTTAGAAGATTTGGCATTGGAATCCCTGGATGAAGAAGCTTCGGTGGGAGAGGAGCACTCGGAGCCGGCGAAAGAGTCTGATGGCGAAAGCGAAGCTTCCGGTGATGGCGCCGAAATTCAACCAACCGTCAAGGAAGGTGAACCATTGTCCTCCGAAGAGTGGGACAATATTTTAGGGAATGACTGGCGGCCCGCTCAGCGGGATGAAGCTTACTCGGGAGATGAAGAATTTCCTTCATATGAGCAAACGCTTACCAAACCGACTTCTCTTGAAGAGCATCTAGATTGGCAGCTCCGTCTCTCATCTCTCGCAGGGGAAGACCGGGATATTGGCAGAATGATCATTGGCAATTTGGATGAAGACGGGTATATGCGCGTGCCTCTTCCCGAATTAGCTGAAGACGCTAAATGCTCTGTTGAACATGTTGAAGAGGTACTCCGCCAGATTCAGCAATTTGATCCACCAGGAGTGGCGGCACGGGATTTAGCAGAATGTCTATTGATCCAACTAGATCATCTACAACATGATGAGACTGATTTCACCTCTCATCTGCATACTGCGGTACCGATGAATGTGGTGGCGACTATTCTGAAAGATCATTTAGTTGATCTTCAGAAAAAACGATATCAGTCCGTGGCCAAAACATTGAACGTGACTCTGGATGAAGTCTATGAAGCTGTCCGGGTGATAGAGAGTTTAGAGCCGAAGCCAGGACGCCCTTATTTTTCGGATAGTAATTCGATTATTATTCCGGATGTCTACGTCGTCAAGTATGAAGGGGAGTGGGTCGTGCTGTTGAATGATGATGGGCTCCCTCGATTGAGAATCAGTCCATATTATCGGAGACTCCTTTCCCATTCAGGGGAAGATGCTGGGAACACGAAAAACTATCTTGAGGAAAAATTGAAAGGCGCACAGTGGATTATTCGGAGCATTGATCAACGCAACAAAACTATTGTGAAAGTCGTCAAAAGCCTGGTGAAGTTTCAAGAAGCGTTTTTAGAAAAAGGGGTTCAGTATCTTCGGCCATTGGTCTTGAAGCAGGTGGCCGAAGATGTGGGTATGCACGAGTCCACAATAAGCCGGGTGACGACCAATAAATATTTGCATTGCCCTCAGGGCATTCTTGAACTGAAATTCTTTTTTAATGCAGGGATTCAACGGGCTGACAACCGTGGAGAGGATATGTCCTCTGTCACTGTTCGTGAGATGATTCGGGAGATGGTGGCACAAGAAGATGCAGCCAACCCGTTGAAAGATCAGGAGATCGTCTCCAGACTCCGTCATAAAAATATCTTGATTGCTCGTCGAACTGTAGCGAAATATCGAGCTGAATTACATATTGCTTCTGCTAGCCAACGCAAGCGAATTCCCACATAG
- the lptB gene encoding LPS export ABC transporter ATP-binding protein, with the protein MSEAVAKSLHKISAKDLKKSFKGRQVVRGVSLELLGGEVVGLLGPNGAGKTTIFDMVVGLCQPDHGEIFLNNHEITALPMYKRARQGIGYLPQEASIFRRLSVEDNVLAVLETLDLSTSTRKTRLDELLEELDLTRLRTHGSFTLSGGERRRLEITRALATNPKFLLLDEPFAGIDPIAVGDIQDILTNLKKKNIGILITDHNVQDTLSITDRAYIISEGTILESGPPDVIVNSPKARAVYLGERFKMFQ; encoded by the coding sequence ATGTCTGAAGCAGTGGCGAAGTCTCTTCACAAAATTTCGGCCAAAGATTTAAAAAAGAGTTTTAAGGGTCGTCAAGTCGTTAGAGGCGTCAGTTTGGAATTGTTGGGAGGAGAAGTTGTTGGCCTTCTTGGACCCAATGGTGCTGGTAAGACTACAATTTTTGATATGGTCGTAGGGCTCTGTCAACCAGATCATGGGGAAATATTTCTCAACAACCATGAAATAACTGCCCTGCCCATGTACAAGCGAGCGAGGCAGGGAATTGGTTACTTGCCCCAAGAAGCTTCAATTTTTCGACGGCTTTCTGTTGAGGACAATGTGTTAGCTGTCTTGGAGACATTAGATCTTTCCACCTCTACCCGAAAAACCAGATTAGATGAATTGTTAGAGGAATTGGATCTGACTCGGCTTCGTACGCATGGTTCCTTTACCCTCTCGGGAGGAGAACGTCGACGATTGGAGATTACCAGGGCCCTAGCTACAAACCCAAAATTTTTACTCCTAGATGAGCCGTTTGCCGGGATTGATCCAATTGCGGTGGGAGATATCCAAGATATTTTGACCAATTTAAAAAAGAAAAATATCGGCATTCTGATTACAGACCACAATGTCCAGGACACGCTTTCCATTACCGACCGAGCCTATATAATAAGCGAAGGAACCATTTTAGAAAGTGGTCCACCTGATGTCATTGTAAATAGTCCAAAAGCCAGGGCTGTCTATCTGGGCGAGCGTTTCAAAATGTTCCAATAA
- the lptC gene encoding LPS export ABC transporter periplasmic protein LptC, with the protein MAWTLCYSFLWVFYPKGGLSTKQVLMQFYGTRAILTLLVLGMAGFIGYRVINHMQTRSQETTSVTLEEQQGADAWIHGFTYRQTQSGSTKWIVNANQAKVFEKEHVAKLETVLVRLFDSAFQKEQLRITSEEGVMNTSNNDFELVSKNEKTVITFESGFQVFSDKLTWNEQSRQIYTTDQVTIKGDGLIITGTGLEGDVDKNEFHLLKNVRAEVVSP; encoded by the coding sequence TTGGCCTGGACCCTGTGCTATTCTTTTTTATGGGTTTTTTACCCTAAGGGTGGTCTTTCGACCAAGCAAGTATTAATGCAATTTTATGGTACGAGGGCCATTTTAACTTTGCTTGTTTTAGGTATGGCAGGATTTATTGGATATCGTGTGATAAATCACATGCAAACGCGAAGCCAGGAAACCACTTCTGTAACTTTAGAGGAACAGCAGGGCGCGGATGCTTGGATTCATGGGTTTACCTACCGCCAAACTCAATCCGGATCCACAAAATGGATTGTAAATGCGAATCAGGCGAAGGTGTTTGAAAAAGAGCATGTAGCTAAGCTGGAGACGGTTCTTGTGCGGCTTTTCGATAGTGCATTTCAGAAAGAACAATTGCGAATCACCTCTGAAGAAGGTGTCATGAATACTTCCAATAATGATTTTGAACTAGTGAGCAAAAACGAGAAAACCGTAATTACATTTGAGTCTGGTTTTCAAGTATTTTCAGATAAACTGACCTGGAACGAACAATCACGGCAGATTTACACCACGGATCAAGTCACCATCAAGGGAGATGGGTTAATCATTACTGGAACAGGATTAGAGGGAGACGTGGATAAAAATGAATTCCATTTGCTCAAGAATGTTCGTGCTGAGGTGGTGTCGCCATAA
- the rplQ gene encoding 50S ribosomal protein L17 encodes MRHRKRGRQLGRNSKHRLALFRNMVTSLMEHERIETTEAKAKELRGITDRLITLGKQGTLQARRGALRVLRTKQTVQKLFDDVAKRFPERNGGYTRIIKTRQRPGDAAKLVAIELVEKGNEPEKVVASSPSS; translated from the coding sequence GTGCGTCATCGAAAACGCGGAAGACAATTAGGACGAAATAGCAAGCATCGGTTGGCATTATTCAGGAATATGGTGACATCGCTCATGGAACATGAGCGAATTGAAACCACGGAGGCCAAAGCGAAAGAGCTACGTGGTATCACTGATAGGTTGATTACGCTTGGGAAGCAGGGAACTCTTCAAGCCAGGCGTGGGGCCTTGCGTGTGTTACGGACCAAGCAAACTGTTCAAAAACTTTTTGATGATGTTGCCAAGCGCTTTCCTGAACGAAACGGTGGGTATACAAGGATCATTAAAACTCGCCAACGACCAGGTGATGCTGCAAAACTGGTAGCTATTGAATTGGTCGAAAAAGGGAATGAACCCGAGAAAGTGGTTGCTTCTTCTCCGTCCAGTTAG
- a CDS encoding DNA-directed RNA polymerase subunit alpha, with translation MKDFQIPTKLELEKDTASPTYGRFTAEPFERGFGTTMGNSLRRVLLSSLPGAAVTSVKIEGVYHEFSTIPGVTEDVTILILNIKALRLRLHSDKAKAIRLKKKGPGEVFAADFSVDPDVVILNPDFHIATLDKDGMLDIELIVKPGRGYVPAERNKEEGLPIGVIPVDSVFSPIKRVNFSVESARVGRITDYDKLILEVWTDGSISPQEAVTSAAGILRDHLDICLPSEERGEPAPEEGGDESKLLINQHLFRSVNELELSVRAANCLKNANIKSIGDLVQKSENEMLKTKNFGKKSLNEIKEVLAEMGLALGTKVSEVTESHT, from the coding sequence ATGAAGGATTTCCAAATACCAACGAAGCTGGAATTGGAAAAGGACACTGCTTCACCTACTTATGGCAGGTTTACGGCTGAGCCATTTGAACGAGGTTTTGGAACTACAATGGGGAATTCCCTCAGGCGGGTTTTACTCTCTTCGCTTCCTGGGGCGGCTGTCACCTCCGTAAAAATTGAAGGAGTGTATCATGAGTTTTCGACCATACCAGGGGTGACTGAGGATGTCACTATTCTCATTTTGAACATTAAAGCATTGCGGTTGCGTTTACATTCTGATAAGGCTAAGGCCATCCGTTTGAAAAAGAAGGGCCCCGGCGAGGTGTTCGCCGCAGATTTTTCCGTAGACCCGGACGTGGTGATCTTGAATCCGGATTTTCATATTGCTACTTTAGATAAAGATGGGATGTTAGATATTGAACTTATTGTGAAGCCAGGACGTGGGTATGTCCCCGCAGAACGAAATAAAGAAGAGGGGTTGCCAATTGGTGTCATTCCGGTAGACTCTGTTTTCTCTCCCATTAAACGGGTGAATTTCAGCGTAGAAAGTGCTCGAGTTGGTCGGATTACGGATTACGATAAACTGATTCTTGAAGTCTGGACGGACGGAAGCATATCTCCACAGGAAGCTGTCACTTCAGCAGCAGGAATTCTTCGCGACCATTTGGATATTTGCCTCCCCTCTGAGGAGAGGGGTGAGCCGGCTCCAGAAGAAGGCGGAGATGAGAGCAAGTTGTTGATCAATCAACATCTATTTCGAAGTGTGAATGAATTGGAGCTTTCGGTTCGCGCTGCAAATTGCCTGAAAAATGCTAATATTAAATCTATAGGTGATTTAGTACAAAAAAGCGAAAATGAAATGTTGAAGACCAAAAACTTTGGTAAAAAATCCTTAAATGAAATTAAAGAGGTCCTAGCAGAAATGGGGTTGGCCTTAGGAACCAAAGTGAGCGAAGTAACAGAATCCCATACCTAA
- the rpsD gene encoding 30S ribosomal protein S4: MAKYTGPVCRLCRREGVKLFLKGTRCMTEKCAIERRSYPPGQHGQSRRGRATEYGTQLREKQKLRRVYGMQERQFLNTYHRAVRRKGITGEHLLSLLERRLDNVVYRLGFASSRGQARQLVNHGHVMLNGRKVTIASVTVNIGDIIEIKEKSRQLVPVQAALEITSGRGVPNWLEMERNILKGTVQAIPTKQDIDVLVNEQIVVELYSR; this comes from the coding sequence ATGGCCAAGTATACTGGTCCGGTTTGTCGGTTATGTCGGCGTGAAGGAGTAAAGCTGTTTTTGAAAGGGACCAGGTGTATGACGGAGAAATGCGCCATTGAGCGCAGAAGTTATCCACCTGGGCAGCATGGGCAGTCGCGCCGAGGGCGTGCGACGGAATACGGTACTCAGCTAAGGGAAAAACAAAAGCTTCGACGCGTGTATGGTATGCAGGAACGGCAATTCCTCAATACCTACCACCGAGCGGTTCGCCGGAAGGGAATAACAGGCGAGCATTTGTTGAGCCTGCTTGAACGCAGACTTGATAACGTTGTCTATCGACTAGGATTTGCCTCATCACGTGGCCAAGCCAGACAGTTGGTCAATCACGGTCATGTGATGTTGAATGGCAGAAAGGTCACAATTGCTTCGGTGACTGTGAACATTGGGGATATTATCGAAATCAAGGAAAAGAGTCGTCAGCTTGTACCGGTCCAAGCCGCTTTAGAAATTACTAGTGGCCGAGGAGTGCCCAATTGGTTAGAGATGGAGCGAAATATCTTAAAGGGTACCGTCCAAGCCATTCCCACTAAGCAGGACATTGATGTATTGGTCAATGAACAAATTGTAGTGGAGCTGTACTCACGGTAA
- the rpsK gene encoding 30S ribosomal protein S11: MSVKKGKKKERKVLQVGIVHIMASFNNTIVTITDMTGGAVTWASAGSQGFKGSRKSTPFAATRAGEVAAKKAMEFGLRQVDVYVNGPGSGREAAVRALQSAGLRVNLIRDVTPIPHNGCRPPKRRRV; this comes from the coding sequence ATGAGTGTTAAAAAGGGAAAAAAGAAGGAAAGAAAAGTTTTACAAGTTGGGATCGTGCATATCATGGCCTCTTTCAATAATACTATTGTAACGATCACGGACATGACCGGTGGGGCTGTAACCTGGGCTAGTGCAGGTAGCCAGGGATTTAAGGGATCCAGGAAGAGTACCCCTTTTGCTGCTACGCGTGCCGGTGAAGTCGCTGCCAAAAAGGCCATGGAGTTTGGCTTACGACAAGTGGATGTCTATGTCAATGGCCCTGGATCTGGACGTGAAGCCGCAGTAAGGGCACTTCAATCAGCTGGCTTGCGGGTCAATCTTATTCGTGATGTGACACCGATTCCCCATAATGGGTGTCGGCCTCCAAAACGAAGACGAGTCTAA
- the rpsM gene encoding 30S ribosomal protein S13: MARIAGVELPVGKRIDVGLTYIFGIGPASSRDILRKTGVAPETRVKDLHEDEVVRLRETIDKDYDVEGDLRKEITMSIKRLMDIGTYRGLRHRKGLPVRGQRTKTNSRTRKGRRGAIGGKVRK; the protein is encoded by the coding sequence ATGGCTCGAATCGCAGGCGTAGAGTTGCCGGTAGGAAAACGGATTGACGTTGGATTAACTTATATTTTTGGGATTGGTCCGGCCAGTTCGCGAGATATATTACGAAAGACAGGAGTGGCTCCTGAAACAAGGGTGAAGGATCTCCATGAAGATGAGGTTGTCCGATTGCGTGAGACAATTGATAAGGATTACGACGTAGAGGGTGACCTAAGAAAAGAGATCACGATGAGTATCAAGCGTTTGATGGATATTGGCACTTATCGAGGGTTACGACATCGGAAGGGTTTACCTGTGAGAGGCCAAAGGACGAAAACAAACTCACGAACGAGAAAAGGTCGACGTGGAGCGATCGGCGGAAAAGTCAGGAAATAA
- the rpmJ gene encoding 50S ribosomal protein L36, giving the protein MKVKSSVKPICVKCKVIRRKGVVRVLCTNPKHKQRQG; this is encoded by the coding sequence GTGAAAGTCAAATCATCAGTAAAACCTATTTGTGTTAAATGTAAGGTCATTCGCCGCAAAGGGGTTGTAAGGGTGCTCTGTACAAACCCCAAACACAAGCAGCGGCAAGGCTAA
- the infA gene encoding translation initiation factor IF-1, giving the protein MGKEDIIEVQGSVTETLPNAMFRVQLENGHKILAHISGKMRMHFIRILPGDKVTVELSPYDLTRGRITYRFK; this is encoded by the coding sequence ATGGGGAAAGAAGACATTATTGAAGTTCAAGGGTCGGTTACGGAAACTTTGCCGAATGCGATGTTTCGGGTTCAGTTGGAAAACGGGCATAAGATTTTAGCTCATATTTCCGGGAAGATGCGAATGCATTTTATAAGAATTTTGCCAGGAGATAAGGTGACAGTGGAACTATCTCCATATGACCTGACTCGTGGACGGATTACCTATCGGTTTAAATAG
- the map gene encoding type I methionyl aminopeptidase produces MIIIKTAEEIELIARAGKIVTQCHQLLVQEVKPGITTLELDKLTEECILDMGGIPAFKGYRNYPSSLCASINEQVVHGIPSKRELKDGDIIGLDVGAIVDGFYGDGAVTVAVGEVPENTQSLIAVTREALRKGIEQAVVGNRLSDISFAIQTHVERHGYSVVRDFVGHGIGRQLHEEPQVPNYGRPGQGPRLKTGMALAIEPMVNLGGSAVRVLKDGWTAVTCDSSLSAHFEHTITIEANGPPRILTGWS; encoded by the coding sequence ATGATCATCATAAAAACGGCTGAAGAAATTGAACTCATTGCTCGTGCCGGTAAAATTGTTACTCAATGTCATCAATTGCTGGTTCAAGAAGTAAAGCCCGGTATCACGACACTGGAATTGGATAAACTTACAGAGGAATGTATTCTTGATATGGGAGGAATTCCTGCATTTAAAGGGTATAGGAACTATCCCAGTAGCCTCTGTGCATCCATTAATGAACAGGTCGTGCATGGAATACCCTCAAAGCGTGAATTAAAGGACGGGGACATCATCGGGTTGGATGTAGGTGCCATTGTGGATGGGTTTTATGGAGATGGAGCGGTGACGGTTGCAGTTGGGGAGGTGCCAGAGAATACGCAATCTTTAATTGCAGTCACTCGAGAAGCTTTACGTAAAGGAATTGAGCAGGCTGTTGTGGGTAATCGCCTTTCTGACATTTCATTTGCAATTCAAACGCATGTAGAAAGGCATGGGTATTCCGTTGTCCGTGATTTTGTTGGCCATGGTATTGGGCGTCAGTTGCACGAAGAACCGCAAGTTCCAAATTATGGGAGACCAGGGCAGGGCCCGCGTCTAAAGACTGGGATGGCTCTGGCCATAGAACCCATGGTAAACCTAGGAGGATCTGCAGTAAGAGTGCTTAAAGACGGATGGACGGCAGTGACTTGCGATAGTTCACTCTCGGCTCACTTTGAGCACACCATCACAATCGAAGCGAATGGTCCACCTCGCATTTTAACAGGATGGTCCTAG
- a CDS encoding adenylate kinase has protein sequence MRVIFLGPPGVGKGTQADFIAKKFSIQKLSTGDLLRESVERRTKLGTEAKLFMERGELVPDDVVIGLVEEKLGSPECRNGFLLDGFPRTVAQANKLSSFLEKNGEAIDRVVYFSLPQADIIDRISGRRSCPNCKAVYHLRSIPPKKEGVCNVCEIPLTQRNDDKPETIQSRLVVYQKQTEPLIQYYKDRGILSELDGSGVVSAVRERLVALLTQPG, from the coding sequence ATGAGGGTTATTTTTCTAGGCCCTCCTGGAGTTGGAAAGGGAACCCAGGCAGATTTTATCGCCAAGAAGTTCTCCATTCAAAAACTTTCCACAGGAGATTTGCTGAGAGAGAGCGTTGAACGGCGAACTAAACTTGGAACTGAAGCAAAGCTTTTTATGGAACGTGGTGAATTAGTTCCTGATGATGTTGTGATTGGGTTAGTTGAAGAAAAATTAGGCTCTCCTGAATGTCGAAATGGTTTTCTGTTAGATGGATTTCCGCGGACGGTGGCTCAAGCCAATAAATTGTCGTCGTTTTTAGAAAAGAATGGGGAGGCCATTGATCGGGTGGTGTATTTTTCCCTTCCCCAAGCGGATATAATCGACCGAATTAGCGGGAGACGAAGTTGTCCCAACTGTAAGGCCGTATATCATCTTAGATCCATCCCACCCAAAAAAGAGGGGGTGTGCAATGTGTGTGAAATACCCCTTACACAGCGAAATGATGATAAGCCGGAAACCATTCAATCCAGATTGGTGGTATATCAAAAACAAACTGAGCCCTTAATCCAATATTATAAGGACAGGGGAATTCTTTCTGAATTGGATGGATCAGGGGTAGTTTCTGCAGTTCGGGAGCGATTGGTAGCTCTCCTAACACAACCCGGATAG